CCCGGTCAAGGGGGGCTCGCAGGAGCTAGGGATTGTGGTGCCGCCGCGTTGTGCAGCGCAGGAATGGCGGTTGTCCGCGACCTCGGCGTTGTCGCAATTCCCGTCGGAGGCGCAGGTGGTGGCATTGGATTTGGCGGCTGCGCGTTAGCTTGCAGCGGGCGGGGCGCGGTTTGGCGTTGTGCGGGAACTAGGCGAATCAAACCGCTGTGATTTTGTTTTGTCCCTAGTGTGGGCGGATGACGAGTTCGTCTGTTGGTCAAGTATCAATCAGCTGTGATCTTGCGTTATCGGCGGTTTGATGGCCGCCAGCTTGAGAGTTCCGTTTACTGAAATGCCATGCAAGGAAGCATGAACGTGGCAAGCACGCACTGGAAACGTGAACGGGTCCACGCCGAAGAAGAGTGCTGGCAAGCTGAACGGGAGCAAGCTCTTCGCGACATTATCCTGCTCATGCGCCGCTACGACATCAGCATGAACGAGTTGGAGCCTCTCCTGCAAGACGGCGGAGAGCCGGTGCCCTCCTTATTTGTTGATTAGCAACATCCCAAACAAAAGGGACTTGCCCCTATGGACAACACGGCCAAATGACAGACACTAATGACATCCAGGGCCGAGCGAGGCGTGTGCTTGTAACAGGCACTGCCGGCTTCATCGGCTTCCACCTAGCGCAATTACTGCTTGCCGAGGGCTTTCAGGTCCATGGCTACGATGGGCTAACCGATTACTATGACGTCAACCTCAAGCGTCGTCGGCACCAGATGCTACTGCAGCACCCGGGATTTCAGGCGACTGAGGGCATGCTCGAGGATGAGGAAAAGCTGTGGGCCGTCGCTGAGGGCTTCCAGCCGCAAGTAATTGTTCACCTGGCGGCCCAGGCCGGCGTTCGCTACAGCCTGGAAAATCCCCGGGCCTATATTGACAGCAATATCGTCGGCACGTTTAACGTGATAGAGGCCGCGCGCAAGCTCGAGGTCGAGCATCTGCTGATGGCGTCCACCTCCTCGGTCTATGGCGCGAATGAAGACATGCCCTTCACCGAGATCGAGCGCACCGAGACCCAGCTGACGATCTATGCGGCGACCAAGAAGGCCAATGAGAATATGGGACATTCCTATGCCCATCTCTGGAACCTGCCGACGACGATGTTCCGCTTCTTCACCGTCTATGGCCCGTTCGGACGTCCCGACCTTGCCCTGTTCAAGTTCGTCGACGCCATTCTCGATGGTCGGCCCATCGACATCTACAATAATGGCGAAATGTATCGCGACTTCACCTACGTGACCGACCTTGCCCGAGCGATCCGCCTGCTGATCGATGCGCCGCCGGTGCGGCCGGACTCTGCCGACGCTATCGAAGACGGGGACAGCCTGTCGCCGGCAGCGCCCTTTCGCGTGGTTAATATCGGCAATTCCGACAAGATACGCCTGCTCGACTTTATCGAAGCAATTGAGAGGGAGCTCGGCCAGGAAGCGATCCGCAACTACATGCCCATGCAGATGGGTGACGTGCCCGCGACCTGGGCTGATGCTTCGCTCTTGCAGCGCCTTACCGGATATCGCCCTCAGACCGACTATCGCGATGGCATCGCGCAGTTCGTGACCTGGTTTCGTAATTACTATCAAAAATAGGAATGCATGTGAGCACATCAACGCACTGGCCCGATGGCGCACGTATCGCGGTCATCGGTCTCGGCTATGTCGGTCTTCCGCTAGCCATTGAATTTGGGAAGAAATATCCGGTCTCGGGGTTCGACATTAATCAGGAGCGCATCGCCGAACTGCGTGAAGGTCGCGATTCTACGCTTGAGGTCGAGGCTGACGAATTTGGGCTAGCAAGCCAGCTCTCGTTCTCGTCCGACCTGGAGGATCTGCGCGATTGTAACGTGTTCATCGTCACGGTTCCCACTCCGATCGACCAGTACAAGCGTCCCGACCTGACTCCGCTTATCAAGGCCTCCGAAACGGTCGGACGCGTGCTAAAGCGGGGCGATATCGTGATCTACGAGAGCACTGTCTATCCCGGCGCAACCGAGGAGGACTGTGTTCCGGTCCTTGAAAAGACTTCCGGGCTTACATTCAACGTGGATTTCTTCTGCGGTTATAGCCCGGAGCGCATCAACCCCGGCGACAAGCAGCATCGCCTGACTACAATCAAGAAGGTCACCTCCGGTTCCACGCCAGAGATAGCCGACAACGTCGACGCGCTTTACGCCAGCATCGTCACGGCCGGCACGTACAAGGCCGAAACTATCCGGGTAGCAGAAGCTGCAAAGGTTATCGAAAACACCCAGCGCGACCTCAACATTGCGCTCATCAACGAGCTGGCGATTATATTCAATCGGATGGACATCGACACCGAAGCCGTACTCAAGGCTGCAGGCACGAAGTGGAACTTCCTGCCTTTCCGTCCAGGCCTAGTTGGGGGCCACTGCATCGGCGTTGACCCCTATTACCTGACCCACAAGGCTGAAGCGATCGGCTATCACCCGCACGTCATTCTTGCCGGAAGGCGGATCAACGACGGAATGGGCGCCTTCGTGGGAGGCCAAATGGTAAAGGCGATGCTTAAACGCCGGATCCAGGTAGAGGGCGCACGGGTCCTTATCCTTGGCCTCACATTCAAGGAAAACTGCCCCGACCTACGCAACACGCGCGTAGTCGACGTTGTCGAGGAGCTACGCGACTATGGCGTACGGGTCGACGTTCACGATCCCTGGGCGGATGCTGACGAAGCGCGCCGCGAATACGAGCTCGAGCTAGTCGAAACACTCCAAGACGACATCTATGACGGTATTATATTAGCGGTACCTCATACTTGTTTTGTCGATATCAGCTCTCAAGCGCTGCGCTCCTTGAGAGCTGATAATAGCGTGTTGTTCGACCTCAAGTCAGTTCTTCCACTAAATCAATCCGACATTCGTCTTTAGAGTTATTTCCTTGATAATTTGGAAGAGAGTAATTTACGATACAACTCGTCCCGCTCTAAGATCTTGCACTTAACCATGTTAAAATGCACCTCCTCCTCCGGGCTAATTCGTAATGTTCTTGCCGTCGCCTCTGGTACGGCAGCCGCACAAGCGATTGTATTTGCCTTCTCCCCCCTGATAACCCGAATTTATAGCCCAGATGTTTTCGGATTGCAGGGAGTGTTTCTTTCACTAATTTCAATATTCAGTCCGATAATCGCGTTGCGCTATCCGATGGCGATCATCACTGCCGACACCGAGACAGAAGCTTTTCACCTGTCACGGCTCTCGCTGTTGATCGCACTCGGAATGGCCAGCATGTTCTGGCTGATCATTTTGGTGGGCGGCCAGACAGTGCTTAAGCTTCTCGGAGCGGAAGGACTGGGCGCGCTAATCCTCCTATTACCGCTCGCCCTGCTCTGCGTCGCCCTGCAAGATGTAAACGATTACCACACGGCGCGACTTGGCGCCTTCCGGTTGGTCGGGATCGTCGAGGTGGTGCAAGCATTCATGCTTAACCTCAGCCGCGTCCTTGGCGGTCTCCTGGCACCGGTCGCCGCGACATTAGTTGTCGTCACGACGATTGGCCCTACTCTTAAGTCGACGCTACTGAGGATAGGAACCCGCGCCCGGCGCTGCCCTGCCCCCTCCTGTGTCATGTCGAGGCCCGAAACTATAGCGCTGCTGAAAAAGCATCGGGATTTTCCGATATATCGGATGCCGACGGATGTAATGAATGCACTGTCGCAATCAGTGCCCGTCCTGTTACTAGCTGCACTGTTCTCTCCGGCTACGGCAGGGCTTTACGCGCTGACGCGCAGCGTTTTGAATCTACCATCAAATGTCCTCGGTGCGGCGGTCGGGAATGTACTTTATGTCCGCTTTGCAGAACTCTCACGGCAAGACCAACCTCTTACACCGCTGTTACTACGTTCTACCGGAGCTCTCCTCGCACTGGCTCCGCCTATAGTCGGCTTGGCTTGGTTCGCCCCACAAGTTTTTTCATTTGTTTTTGGTGAGGAATGGCGAGAGGCAGGACATTATGCGCGCTGGATGGCACTATGGATAGCAGCAATGCTCGCCAACATCCCCGCAGTAAGAATCTCCCCTGTCATTGGGAGCCAGAGATTTCTCTTGCTTTTCAATCTCCTTCTACTTGCAGCGCGAATTGCATCAATCGCACTTCCTTGGCTGCACTCTGCCGAACCTCTGTCCGCAATCGCCTCATTCTCAGTCGTTAGCGCCATCATGATTGCCGTATCTATGGTATTAATATTGAATTTCACCTACGCATTTGATCATAGTAGAGAAAGGCCACCAAGTGCCTGATAAAATATCCACCAAGATAATATTTGGCGGCGATTTTGTACCATCCGGAGGATATGCTCAGTTAACATCCAATTCTTCAAAGGATGTTTTCGGTGATGTGAGGCAGATAATTAAAGAAGCCGATCTAACTATTATTAATTTGGAGGCACCTCTACGTCACCTTGACGGGACAGAGATAGAGAAGGTCGGTCCATCTCTTCATGCAACGCCAAGTGTACTCAAAACGCTTTCGACCGCCGGAGTGGATGCCGTTTGCCTCGCTAATAACCATATTTTTGATTATGGTGAAGCGGGCCTCGACCGCACTTTGTCCGCCTTACATGCTCACGCCATTCGGCATGTCGGCGCAGGACTTACTCGAGAAGCAG
This genomic window from Caenibius tardaugens NBRC 16725 contains:
- a CDS encoding NAD-dependent epimerase/dehydratase family protein → MTDTNDIQGRARRVLVTGTAGFIGFHLAQLLLAEGFQVHGYDGLTDYYDVNLKRRRHQMLLQHPGFQATEGMLEDEEKLWAVAEGFQPQVIVHLAAQAGVRYSLENPRAYIDSNIVGTFNVIEAARKLEVEHLLMASTSSVYGANEDMPFTEIERTETQLTIYAATKKANENMGHSYAHLWNLPTTMFRFFTVYGPFGRPDLALFKFVDAILDGRPIDIYNNGEMYRDFTYVTDLARAIRLLIDAPPVRPDSADAIEDGDSLSPAAPFRVVNIGNSDKIRLLDFIEAIERELGQEAIRNYMPMQMGDVPATWADASLLQRLTGYRPQTDYRDGIAQFVTWFRNYYQK
- a CDS encoding lipopolysaccharide biosynthesis protein; translated protein: MHLTMLKCTSSSGLIRNVLAVASGTAAAQAIVFAFSPLITRIYSPDVFGLQGVFLSLISIFSPIIALRYPMAIITADTETEAFHLSRLSLLIALGMASMFWLIILVGGQTVLKLLGAEGLGALILLLPLALLCVALQDVNDYHTARLGAFRLVGIVEVVQAFMLNLSRVLGGLLAPVAATLVVVTTIGPTLKSTLLRIGTRARRCPAPSCVMSRPETIALLKKHRDFPIYRMPTDVMNALSQSVPVLLLAALFSPATAGLYALTRSVLNLPSNVLGAAVGNVLYVRFAELSRQDQPLTPLLLRSTGALLALAPPIVGLAWFAPQVFSFVFGEEWREAGHYARWMALWIAAMLANIPAVRISPVIGSQRFLLLFNLLLLAARIASIALPWLHSAEPLSAIASFSVVSAIMIAVSMVLILNFTYAFDHSRERPPSA
- the tviB gene encoding Vi polysaccharide biosynthesis UDP-N-acetylglucosamine C-6 dehydrogenase TviB, yielding MHVSTSTHWPDGARIAVIGLGYVGLPLAIEFGKKYPVSGFDINQERIAELREGRDSTLEVEADEFGLASQLSFSSDLEDLRDCNVFIVTVPTPIDQYKRPDLTPLIKASETVGRVLKRGDIVIYESTVYPGATEEDCVPVLEKTSGLTFNVDFFCGYSPERINPGDKQHRLTTIKKVTSGSTPEIADNVDALYASIVTAGTYKAETIRVAEAAKVIENTQRDLNIALINELAIIFNRMDIDTEAVLKAAGTKWNFLPFRPGLVGGHCIGVDPYYLTHKAEAIGYHPHVILAGRRINDGMGAFVGGQMVKAMLKRRIQVEGARVLILGLTFKENCPDLRNTRVVDVVEELRDYGVRVDVHDPWADADEARREYELELVETLQDDIYDGIILAVPHTCFVDISSQALRSLRADNSVLFDLKSVLPLNQSDIRL